Proteins encoded together in one Lathyrus oleraceus cultivar Zhongwan6 chromosome 5, CAAS_Psat_ZW6_1.0, whole genome shotgun sequence window:
- the LOC127080344 gene encoding uncharacterized protein LOC127080344 yields MADQQQQSLSSSKAIESNTMLEGIPELTLHTPINELTMLCETIVDFKNLNDNIFDFTETLNVQGRNTFFERLTNTVYPVLVKQFWVHATTKKETITSYVMNRKIIITEKSIADLITHDGKGKRIRSAKIIAKRDVVISHVIFKEETNFADEKGPRDKDLTRNLRVWFKIILGCIHHRPSTNSSNYINTRYKFMLFLLEKGVKPGLLSLLFKFMRDSIRKSRTGGLSKKSKRKFVPISILIFDIVVEIGLMDDLLVNGLIEELVKDDGKVFWGKNLKSMGLISIFQRPDVILTKDDMCGTRNPIDNYPIFIKIDPLQVLMAYLESCLKDKIEPLVDPFNLLETYPGVHGKIKKDFIGEGSSRAQKKKITIFQDEDEVPLSERQKKMMLKGTFGVV; encoded by the coding sequence ATGGCTgatcaacaacaacaatctctAAGCTCCTCAAAGGCAATTGAAAGCAACACCATGTTGGAAGGGATTCCTGAGTTAACCCTTCATACTCCAATCAATGAGTTAACAATGTTATGTGAAACCATTGTTGATTTCAAAAACCTAAACGATAACATTTTTGATTTCACTGAAACTTTGAATGTTCAAGGCCGGAACACCTTCTTCGAGAGACTCACAAACACAGTTTACCCTGTGTTAGTAAAGCAGTTTTGGGTTCATGCAACTACTAAGAAGGAAACCATCACTTCCTATGTCATGAATAGGAAAATAATCATTACTGAGAAGTCGATAGCTGATCTCATTACTCATGATGGTAAAGGGAAGAGGATTCGCAGTGCTAAGATTATTGCTAAGAGAGATGTTGTCATTTCTCATGTCATCTTCAAGGAAGAAACCAACTTCGCTGATGAAAAGGGTCCTCGTGATAAGGATTTAACAAGGAACCTAAGAGTTTGGTTCAAGATTATTTTAGGTTGCATTCACCACAGACCAAGTACAAATAGTTCTAACTACATCAACACACGTTATAAATTCATGTTATTTCTTCTGGAGAAGGGTGTCAAGCCGGGACTCCTATCACTTTTGTTTAAGTTCATGAGGGATTCTATCAGAAAATCCAGAACTGGTGGCTTATCCAAGAAGTCTAAGAGAAAATTCGTTCCGATCAGCATATTAATTTTTGATATCGTTGTAGAAATTGGCTTGATGGATGACCTTCTGGTCAATGGTTTGATAGAAGAGCTGGTGAAGGATGATGGTAAAGTCTTTTGGGGGAAGAATCTGAAGAGTATGGGTCTTATATCCATATTTCAAAGGCCAGATGTCATTCTGACTAAGGATGATATGTGTGGTACAAGAAATCCCATTGATAACTACCCTATATTCATCAAAATTGACCCTCTACAAGTTCTGATGGCTTATTTGGAAAGTTGTCTGAAGGACAAAATTGAACCGTTGGTGGATCCTTTTAACCTTCTAGAAACTTACCCTGGTGTTCATGGAAAAATAAAGAAGGATTTCATAGGCGAAGGATCTTCTAGGGCTCAGAAGAAGAAGATTACTATCTTTCAGGATGAAGATGAGGTGCCTCTAAGTGAGCGCCAAAAGAAAATGATGTTGAAGGGTACTTTTGGAGTCGTCTAG